The genomic stretch CAGTTGCACCACTATTAAAGGGACGACCTGCTACATTCAAAAGTGTGGTTACAGCTTCAAATGCGACATCCCCTTCGTCTAGAGATCCATCACTCAAATCAATCGCTTATACATCAGGATTTTGGGGAGAGCGGACTTGA from Moorena sp. SIOASIH encodes the following:
- a CDS encoding esterase-like activity of phytase family protein, with translation MSDGSLDEGDVAFEAVTTLLNVAGRPFNSGATDPEGIALRKDGTLFISSEGDANNLQRLL